From a single Triplophysa rosa linkage group LG17, Trosa_1v2, whole genome shotgun sequence genomic region:
- the rhobtb2a gene encoding rho-related BTB domain-containing protein 2, whose protein sequence is MDLSLFCRFPISARPMQHFHLMRPHFMDSDMDYERPNVETIKCVVVGDNAVGKTRLICARACNATLTQYQLLATHVPTVWAIDQYRVCQEVLERSRDVVDDVSVSLRLWDTFGDHHKDRRFAYGRSDVVVLCFSIANPNSLYHVRTMWYPEIKHFCPRAPVILVGCQLDLRYADLEAVNRARRPLARPIKSNEILAPEKGREVAKELGVPYYETSVVAQFGVKDVFDNAIRAALISRRHLQFWKSHLRNVQRPLLQAPFLPPKPPPPIITVPPPPSNIEEHPSRLLEDSLCADVILILQERQRIFAHRIYLATASSKFYDLFLTEPRGSEENERERDRPRGPTLSGRNLFMRAASFDVCESSDDGDRVNLRACTSDGTLKGGDGDHRGRLLPALSRAFISIQEEMVDDPVTFNSRRMTVVHMDPSMQPGPFRSVLRYLYTGKLDEHEKELMQVAHIAELLEVFDLRMMVANILNDEAFMNQEITKAFHVRRTNRVKECLAKGTFSDVVFKLDDGTIMAHKPLLISSCDWMAAMFGGPFVESCTKEVLFPNTTRSCMRAVLEYLYTGRFCSRPDLDAMELIVLANRLCLPHLVALTELYTVTVLTEAAMMGADIDGDVLLYLDMAQFHCAHQLTDWCLHHICTNYNRVCRKFPRDMKAKSTENQEYFEKHRWPPVWYLKEEDHYQRARREREKEDYLYQKRQCKRKWLFWNIPSSPSSNSSSSPGSSAVI, encoded by the exons ATGGATTTATCTCTCTTCTGTCGCTTCCCCATATCGGCCAGGCCGATGCAGCACTTTCATCTGATGCG GCCTCATTTTATGGATTCTGACATGGACTATGAAAGGCCAAATGTCGAGACTATCAAGTGTGTGGTGGTTGGGGACAACGCAGTTGGAAAGACCCGGCTCATCTGTGCCCGGGCATGCAACGCCACCCTCACACAGTATCAGTTGCTGGCCACACATGTGCCCACTGTATGGGCAATAGATCAGTACAGAGTCTGTCAGGAG GTTCTAGAAAGGTCCAGGGATGTGGTGGATGATGTCAGTGTGTCTTTGCGTCTATGGGACACCTTTGGCGACCATCACAAGGACCGTCGCTTTGCGTATGGCAG GTCTGATGTGGTGgtattgtgtttttccattgcAAACCCCAACTCCCTTTACCACGTGAGGACCATGTGGTACCCAGAGATCAAGCATTTCTGTCCCAGAGCTCCTGTTATCCTTGTGGGCTGCCAACTAGACCTGCGATATGCTGACTTGGAGGCTGTGAACAGAGCTCGCCGTCCACTAGCCag acCCATTAAATCGAATGAAATACTGGCCCCAGAGAAAGGACGTGAGGTGGCGAAGGAGCTAGGCGTTCCCTATTATGAGACCAGCGTTGTTGCACAGTTTGGGGTTAAGGACGTTTTTGACAACGCTATACGTGCAGCCCTCATTTCCCGCCGTCATCTGCAGTTCTGGAAGTCGCATTTAAGAAATGTTCAAAGACCCCTCCTCCAAGCTCCCTTCCTTCCCCCCAAACCCCCTCCACCTATTATCACGGTCCCTCCCCCTCCGAGTAACATCGAAGAGCACCCTAGCCGCCTGTTAGAGGATTCACTCTGTGCTGATGTCATTTTAATCCTTCAGGAACGTCAGAGGATCTTCGCTCACCGCATTTACCTCGCCACTGCCTCCTCTAAGTTCTACGACCTCTTCTTGACTGAACCTCGAGGCTCTGAGGAGAACGAGCGGGAACGGGATAGACCGAGAGGGCCAACCCTTTCTGGACGCAATCTGTTTATGCGTGCTGCTAGTTTTGACGTTTGTGAGAGTAGTGACGACGGAGATAGAGTGAACTTGCGTGCCTGCACCAGTGACGGAACTCTGAAGGGTGGAGATGGTGATCACCGCGGTCGCCTGCTCCCCGCTTTGAGCCGTGCTTTCATCAGCATCCAAGAAGAGATGGTAGACGACCCTGTCACCTTCAACTCCCGACGGATGACTGTGGTGCACATGGACCCATCAATGCAGCCTGGTCCGTTTCGATCGGTGTTACGATACCTGTACACAGGTAAACTAGACGAACACGAGAAGGAGTTGATGCAAGTGGCCCACATTGCAGAACTGCTGGAAGTGTTTGACCTGCGCATGATGGTGGCTAACATCCTGAACGATGAGGCCTTCATGAATCAGGAGATCACCAAGGCCTTTCATGTTAGACGCACCAATCGGGTGAAAGAATGCCTGGCCAAAGGCACCTTCTCTG ATGTGGTGTTCAAGTTGGATGATGGCACTATCATGGCTCATAAACCACTGCTCATCTCAAGCTGCGATTGGATGGCAGCCATGTTTGGTGGACCATTTGTGGAGAGTTGTACAAAAGAG GTGCTGTTTCCTAACACTACACGTAGCTGTATGCGTGCTGTGCTGGAGTATCTCTATACCGGCCGCTTCTGCTCTCGTCCAGATCTGGACGCCATGGAGCTGATTGTACTTGCAAACCGCCTCTGTCTGCCTCACCTGGTGGCACTGACAG AGCTGTACACTGTGACAGTATTAACAGAGGCTGCCATGATGGGAGCTGATATTGATGGAGATGTTCTGCTCTACCTGGACATGGCACAG TTCCACTGTGCTCATCAGTTGACTGATTGGTGCCTCCACCACATCTGCACCAACTACAACAGAGTCTGTCGCAAATTCCCTCGTGACATGAAAGCCAAATCAACAG AAAATCAAGAGTACTTTGAGAAGCATCGCTGGCCTCCAGTGTGGTATCTAAAAGAAGAAGATCATTATCAGCGAGCTCGTAGGGAGCGCGAGAAGGAAGATTACTTGTACCAAAAGCGCCAGTGTAAACGCAAGTGGCTCTTTTGGAATATACCATCTTCACCTTCCTCCAATTCTTCATCTTCTCCTGGTTCCTCTGCAGTCATCTGA